One Halodesulfovibrio sp. genomic window carries:
- a CDS encoding efflux RND transporter periplasmic adaptor subunit, translated as MNKRKVLLIVLIVCVGLVFWWYFAPSSVSERTDHITLYGQIDLRTVQLSFSEQEYIEGMFVDEGDLVQRGQVLAVLKKDRLKAQFAEAVARVAAQKKVVQRLTTGLRPQEILQARARVRAAKLRLSNAQTLSQRIKKTTPSGASTRQNLDDVITDVALAKAELAVEQNSLSLAEEGYRKEDIAEAQATLKALQAVVDVLKVRIGELELVAPVNGTIQNRIAELGELASPSRVAFTLAVTEPKWVRAYLPEPQLGFVTEGMVASVYSDSFAEPFEGWVGFISPQAEFTPKRVETTELRTQLVYEVRVWVSDPDNALKLGMPVTVSLNTSETRANNSDVEVVDKGISVTSDSVKGLGK; from the coding sequence GTGAATAAAAGAAAGGTGCTGTTGATTGTGCTCATCGTTTGCGTTGGGCTTGTGTTCTGGTGGTATTTTGCTCCTTCCAGCGTTTCAGAACGAACTGACCATATTACGTTATATGGGCAGATCGATTTAAGGACTGTGCAGCTTTCATTTAGTGAACAGGAATATATAGAAGGAATGTTTGTGGATGAAGGTGACCTTGTTCAGAGGGGGCAGGTGCTTGCTGTTCTAAAAAAAGACCGCCTTAAAGCTCAGTTTGCCGAAGCTGTCGCACGGGTTGCGGCTCAGAAGAAGGTTGTGCAGCGATTGACAACAGGTTTGAGACCACAGGAAATTTTACAGGCACGAGCACGAGTTCGCGCTGCCAAGCTTCGGTTGTCGAATGCACAAACGCTGTCGCAACGTATTAAAAAAACAACCCCCAGTGGTGCGAGTACACGTCAAAACCTTGATGATGTCATAACTGATGTTGCGCTTGCCAAAGCAGAGTTGGCAGTGGAACAAAATTCCTTGAGTCTTGCAGAAGAAGGATACCGCAAAGAAGATATCGCAGAAGCACAGGCAACATTAAAAGCGTTGCAGGCTGTAGTTGATGTTTTAAAAGTGCGCATTGGAGAACTTGAACTTGTAGCGCCCGTAAATGGTACTATTCAAAATCGTATTGCTGAATTAGGCGAACTCGCTTCTCCTTCCCGTGTTGCTTTTACACTAGCGGTAACTGAACCTAAATGGGTGCGGGCTTATTTGCCTGAACCACAATTAGGATTTGTAACGGAAGGTATGGTTGCCTCCGTATATTCCGATTCTTTTGCAGAACCTTTTGAAGGGTGGGTTGGTTTTATTTCTCCGCAGGCAGAATTTACACCCAAACGTGTAGAAACTACAGAGTTGCGGACGCAACTTGTATATGAAGTACGTGTCTGGGTTAGCGATCCCGACAATGCGTTGAAACTTGGAATGCCAGTGACAGTATCACTCAACACTTCTGAAACAAGGGCAAACAACTCTGATGTAGAAGTCGTTGATAAAGGCATTTCGGTAACTTCTGACTCTGTTAAGGGCTTAGGGAAGTAA